The following are encoded in a window of Magnolia sinica isolate HGM2019 chromosome 11, MsV1, whole genome shotgun sequence genomic DNA:
- the LOC131219471 gene encoding cysteine synthase 2-like, translating to MAPVKAMGAAAAAISMSILSIFFCKSLYNLSMRKFQRPISKTKARKGLIDSIGNTPLIRINSLSDATGCEILAKAEFLNPGGSVKDRVAVKIIEEALEFGHLVRGGVVTEGSAGSTAISLATVAPAYGCKCHVVIPDDAAIEKSQILEALGATVERVRPVSITHRDHFVNIARRRASEFTESASRQQEAERSVHVNDHASEKGDRPCAKDCKGGFFADQFENLANFRAHYEGTGPEIWKQTGGYLHAFVAAAGTGGTLAGVSRFLQEQNPNIKCFLIDPPGSGLFNKVTRGVMYTREEAEGRRLKNPFDTITEGIGINRLTKNFMMAELDGAFRGTDMEAVEMSRFLLRNDGLFVGSSSAMNCVGAVRVAQSLGPGHTIVTILCDNGMRHLSKFHNPQYLSDLGLTPTATGLEFLGTA from the exons ATGGCGCCCGTGAAAGCCATGGGCGCGGCTGCTGCAGCAATTTCCATGTCTATACTATCCATCTTCTTCTGCAAATCTCTCTACAATCTGTCAATGAGAAAATTCCAAAGACCCATCTCAAAAACCAAAGCTAGAAAAGGCCTGATTGACTCCATCGGCAATACCCCTTTGATCAGAATCAATAGCCTTTCAGATGCCACTGGCTGTGAA ATTCTGGCAAAAGCCGAGTTCTTGAACCCTGGAGGCAGCGTGAAAGATAGAGTGGCAGTTAAAATCATAGAAGAG GCTCTGGAGTTTGGTCATCTTGTTCGAGGTGGTGTAGTGACTGAGGGGAGTGCTGGAAGCACTGCCATTAGCCTTGCTACGGTGGCTCCTGCTTATGGATGCAAATGTCATGTAGTTATACCCGATGATGCAGCCATTGAGAAG TCTCAAATACTTGAAGCTCTTGGAGCTACTGTAGAAAGAGTAAGACCCGTTTCAATTACACACAGAGATCACTTTGTCAATATTGCAAGGAGAAGGGCGTCTGAGTTTACTGAATCAGCATCAAGACAACAAGAAGCTGAACGCTCAGTACATGTCAACGATCATGCTTCGGAAAAAGGAGACCGCCCATGCGCTAAAGATTGTAAAGGTGGTTTCTTTGCTGATCAGTTTGAAAACCTGGCTAACTTCCGTGCTCACTATGAGGGCACTGGCCCCGAGATATGGAAACAGACTGGTGGCTACTTGCACGCTTTTGTCGCGGCTGCAGGTACGGGTGGGACCCTCGCAGGTGTTTCGCGGTTTCTTCAg GAACAAAATCCTAATATCAAGTGCTTCCTGATCGACCCACCCGGTTCGGGTCTCTTTAACAAGGTGACACGAGGGGTGATGTATACACGAGAGGAGGCTGAAGGTCGGAGGTTGAAGAACCCATTCGACACAATAACCGAAGGGATTGGAATCAATAGGCTAACCAAGAATTTCATGATGGCGGAATTGGATGGAGCTTTCAGGGGTACAGACATGGAGGCCGTCGAAATGTCTAG GTTTCTTTTGAGAAATGATGGGCTATTCGTTGGGAGTTCTTCGGCCATGAACTGCGTTGGAGCCGTGCGGGTTGCACAGTCGTTGGGCCCTGGGCACACCATCGTGACAATCCTGTGCGACAATGGGATGAGGCATTTGAGTAAGTTCCACAATCCTCAGTACTTGTCTGACCTTGGCTTGACACCCACTGCAACTGGTTTGGAGTTCTTGGGGACCGCTTGA